In Anthonomus grandis grandis chromosome 16, icAntGran1.3, whole genome shotgun sequence, a single window of DNA contains:
- the LOC126745480 gene encoding uncharacterized protein LOC126745480 isoform X5: MKKRNNMESGPEKPKNSIVLSVEDLTRLGVKVDSLPTASGEQLYNGKHPENAKGNLLYTLEVSPQQLEVAKAAGKTFKTTMDIPVTNSLKANFVPVPRKTVQIISNEKVFIPKKDLQRFIQPRVEKFITAQSQVGPHISKNSNIQFSRSNLKAPKLSKATQECKEPYAKKLAVNAEEVKKVRNNLSKILATAKAFKPSVPREEKMNDSALDINTGNANNILPKNKLEVVRHTTLEKHNSDDEDVFEEYLKEHPEAKNIEVDAEDTSDPFEEYLLQNNNLTPIIKSTDKKFDMVNLIDDNCINKNGNFVDITKKILASEREEVEESFQPKDFLESKDISSKNVNQKSVNCAPIVSQGEDIDCFEEYFLQHSQSIDSINKNDFIDITKTLASGYKEVEESLQDIDFLEPNDISSKKFNQESVNGAPIVSQDESIDCFEEYLLENNQSIDSPNQISNMDVDDIDNIFETCLGENNRDIPVESNQTSIEIVTNEQIKKTHEKTPQLETDIDYVCSSTDLTKVELNYFSFFNEPNLSESPIPRVKKPWGVRRMISSQEIKEITHSNKDPELSISTKHDSNYKLAPEKRMDTVDNTNNLTKSSRKARKRKLVESQPQSQPNAEHKLEENPAIKFSSKATNKAKHKKQLGTISADDEKQVKKSGANAKKNKGYQRRKRQKATVKEKMKTNKIQKKAISPKQIKILNGEVMKQYQRKSVHKIIVNNTLVKSYGSVAPLSTQENINTFILKSSTNNQKNYLITNYQTSTDAIPKEIKIIGSQNNLKSPVEETVESQNGNLQASSESDDQVDTEFLKTKSDCVDIQLEPSVNIHKDTTKLPGFNSLKESVTKAKKTDEKKQVIDIAAGESAYMNDIIERENIEKYEFALDDDFLKQLGFPVSAEPIKLDIDDNDSDKFHGFNRTETDNCVVNHERLKGFLDINMNTVNSKCKQLAIHENLNDRQYACNFKIPKEPSKTKVILSKANSTLECKQVNLNLEPLNTKNNQVKCSDFDDEHQHMIQEKSLGINVSAIADVIKSKLRTRANTKMSQTRKSNVAPVRKGSKSVKIIQSSSDDNSKPNILNSKIGKKLKGISDMTKGSNDNLFIEDDSNFRLKTRSNSKKPFNNELASCGEVLQNNASHC, from the exons ATgaaaaaaa GAAACAACATGGAAAGCGGTCCTGAAAAACCTAAGAATTCAATAGTTTTATCAGTTGAAGACCTAACTAGACTTGGTGTTAAAGTAGACTCTCTCCCAACAGCTAGTGGAGAACAACTTTATAATGGTAAGCATCCTGAAAATGCTAAAGggaatttattatatacattagAGGTGTCTCCTCAACAGTTAGAAGTTGCTAAAGCTGCAGGTAAAACTTTCAAAACTACCATGGACATTCCTGTGACTAACAGCCTAAAAGCAAATTTTGTTCCTGTGCCAAGAAAAACTGTACAAATTATTAGTAATGAAAAAGTGTTCATtccaaaaaaagatttacaacGTTTTATTCAACCTAGAGTTGAGAAATTTATAACTGCTCAGTCACAAGTGGGACCACATATCAGTAAGAACAGTAATATACAATTTTCTAGGAGTAATTTAAAAGCTCCAAAACTCTCTAAAGCAACTCAAGAATGTAAAGAACCATATGCAAAAAAGCTAGCTGTGAATGCTGAAGAAGTAAAAAAGGTTAGAAATAATTTGAGTAAAATATTAGCCACAGCAAAAGCTTTTAAACCAAGTGTACCTAGGGAAGAGAAAATGAATGATAGTGCATTAGATATCAACACTGGAAATGCAAACAACATCCTGCCTAAAAATAAGCTTGAAGTTGTGAGACATACCACtttagaaaaacataattcAGATGATGAAGAtgtatttgaagaatatttgaagGAACACCCTGAGGCTAAGAATATTGAAGTTGACGCTGAAGATACCAGTGATCCATTTGAAGAATACTTGCTCCAGAACAATAATCTTACTCCTATAATAAAATCTACTGACAAGAAGTTCGATATGGTTAATTTGATTGATGACAATTGTATAAACAAAAATGGTAATTTTGTAGATATTACTAAGAAGATCCTGGCCAGCGAACGCGAGGAAGTAGAGGAATCCTTTCAGCCTAAGGATTTTTTAGAATCCAAAGACATCAGTTCTAAAAATGTCAACCAAAAATCTGTAAATTGTGCCCCTATTGTCTCCCAAGGTGAAGACATTGACTGTTTTGAAGAATATTTCTTACAACATAGTCAATCTATTGATTCtataaacaaaaatgattttatagatATTACTAAGACCTTAGCCAGTGGATATAAAGAAGTAGAGGAATCCCTTCAGGATATCGATTTTCTAGAACCTAATGATATCAGTTCTAAAAAGTTCAACCAAGAATCTGTAAATGGCGCCCCTATTGTCTCCCAAGATGAAAGCATTGACtgttttgaagaatatttattagaaaataatcaaTCCATTGATTCTCcaaatcaaatatcaaatatgGATGTTGATGATATAGataacatatttgaaacatgcTTAGGTGAAAATAATCGTGATATTCCTGTAGAAAGCAATCAAACTTCAATTGAAATAGTGACAAATgagcaaataaagaaaacacATGAGAAAACTCCACAACTAGAAACTGATATTGATTATGTGTGTAGCTCAACTGATTTAACTAAGGTAGagttgaattatttttctttcttcaatGAGCCAAATTTATCTGAAAGTCCTATTCCAAGAGTAAAAAAGCCTTGGGGTGTAAGAAGAATGATAAGTAGCCAAGAAATAAAGGAAATTACACACAGTAACAAAGACCCAGAGTTATCAATTAGCACTAAACATGACAGTAATTATAAATTAGCACCAGAAAAAAGGATGGACACAGTTGATAACACTAATAACTTAACAAAATCAAGCCGTAAAGCAAGGAAGAGAAAATTGGTTGAAAGTCAACCTCAGTCACAACCAAATGCTGAACATAAACTAGAGGAAAATCctgcaattaaattttcttctaaagcAACAAATAAagctaaacataaaaaacaactGGGTACTATATCTGCAGATGAtgaaaaacaagtaaaaaaatctGGTGCTAACGCAAAGAAGAATAAAGGATATCAAAGGAGGAAAAGACAGAAAGCTACAGTAAAggagaaaatgaaaacaaataaaatacaaaaaaaggcaATTAGTCCAAAgcaaataaagattttaaatggtGAAGTGATGAAACAATATCAAAGGAAGAGtgtacataaaattatagtaaataataCATTAGTTAAAAGTTATGGGTCAGTCGCTCCTTTGTCTACgcaagaaaatataaatacttttattttaaagagtAGCACAAATAACCAAAAGAATTACCTGATAACCAATTACCAGACCTCTACCGATGCTATACCAAAAGAGATTAAAATTATTGGGTCACAGAACAATTTAAAATCACCTGTGGAGGAAACAGTAGAAAGTCAAAATGGTAACCTCCAAGCTTCTTCAGAAAGTGATGATCAAGTGGATACTgagtttctaaaaacaaaaagtgaTTGTGTAGATATTCAACTAGAACCCTCAGTGAATATTCATAAGGACACCACCAAACTACCTGGGTTTAATTCTCTTAAAGAATCAGTcacaaaagcaaaaaaaactgatgaaaaaaaacaagttattgaTATAGCAGCTGGTGAAAGTGCTTATATGAATGACATAATAGAAAGGGAGAATATTGAGAAATATGAGTTTGCTCTagatgatgattttttaaaacagttaggATTTCCAGTATCTGcagaaccaataaaattagaTATTGATGATAAtgactctgacaaatttcatgGGTTTAACAGAACTGAAACTGATAATTGTGTAGTGAATCATGAAAGATTAAAAGGCTTTCTAGATATCAACATGAATACTGTTAATTCAAAATGTAAGCAACTGGCCAtacatgaaaatttaaatgacaGACAGTACGCCTGTAATTTTAAGATCCCCAAAGAACCATCCAAAACAAAAGTAATCCTTTCTAAAGCCAACAGCACTTTGGAATGTAAACaagtgaatttaaatttggaACCACTTAATACTAAAAACAATCAAGTAAAGTGTTCAGATTTTGATGATGAACATCAACATATGATTCAAGAAAAGTCCTTAGGAATAAATGTTTCAGCTATTGCAGATGtcataaaatctaaattaagaaCAAGAGCCAATACAAAAATGAGTCAAACAAGAAAGTCAAATGTTGCACCAGTAAGGAAAGGTtctaaatcagttaaaattatacaaagttCATCAGATGATAACTCTAAGCCAAACATTCTTAACagtaaaataggaaaaaaattaaaaggaattaGTGACATGACTAAAGGCAGCaatgataatttgtttattgAAGATGATAGCAACTTCCGTTTGAAGACCAGAAGTAATTCTAAGAAACCCTTTAATAATGAACTGGCTAGTTGTGGGGAAGTTCTACAAAATAATGCCAGTCATTGTTAG